In Mercurialis annua linkage group LG6, ddMerAnnu1.2, whole genome shotgun sequence, the following are encoded in one genomic region:
- the LOC126688341 gene encoding S-protein homolog 3-like gives MKSFKREYIMMLMIVLLVSSSDALFSRKRVRMRISNGVKDNRVLNLLCRSGDDDFGVKTLMYQQFFEFSFKPNILGRTVFNCEFANDKLHVDKIDVYGGRRDGLKCHACFWEFQEKGLCLGETSNGPFNDCRVLWNDTSTY, from the exons ATGAAATCTTTTAAGAGAGAATATATCATGATGTTGATGATCGTATTGTTGGTATCATCAAGCGATGCGTTATTTAGTCGGAAAAGGGTTAGAATGAGGATATCTAACGGTGTAAAAGATAATCGTGTTCTTAACCTTCTTTGCAGATCGGGAGATGATGATTTTGGTGTTAAAACGCTAATGTATCAACAGTTTTTTGAGTTTAGCTTTAAACCTAACATTCTCGGAAGGACTGTATTTAATTGTGAGTTTGCAAATGATAAATTGCATGTAGATAAAATAGATGTTTATGGCGGTAGAAGAGATGGTCTCAAATGCCATGCATGTTTTTGGGAGTTTCAAGAGAAGGGTCTTTGTTTGGGTGAAACTTCCAACGGTCCATTCAATGATTGTCGTGTTTTATG GAATGATACTAGTACGTACTAA